In Nonomuraea sp. NBC_00507, the following are encoded in one genomic region:
- a CDS encoding PP2C family protein-serine/threonine phosphatase, with protein MSRLTVEASACTHVGLVRHRNEDAVYAGQNLFAVADGLGGHAAGDIASTTAIDILKPYDRLHAPADLSALLGQAIYSANEALRHRIEREPDLAGMGTTLVAMLWSGTAAVVANIGDSRAYLLRGGNLTQISEDHTYGNLVADAADVPNLREKIARFLDGRADGRSPDLIQRTLCPGDRYLLCSDGLSGLVPNEVIENILLAHPTPKDAADDLLATANAHGGLDNITMIVIDVLRRKE; from the coding sequence ATGAGCCGCCTCACCGTTGAAGCGTCTGCCTGCACTCACGTCGGGCTCGTACGGCACCGCAACGAGGACGCCGTATACGCTGGTCAGAACCTGTTCGCCGTTGCTGATGGCCTCGGCGGACACGCGGCTGGCGACATAGCCAGCACCACAGCAATTGACATCCTGAAACCCTATGACCGCCTGCACGCGCCTGCGGACCTTTCTGCGCTGCTCGGGCAGGCGATCTACTCCGCCAACGAGGCGTTGCGCCACAGGATCGAAAGAGAACCGGACCTGGCGGGCATGGGCACTACCCTGGTGGCCATGCTGTGGTCCGGGACGGCAGCCGTCGTGGCCAACATCGGTGACTCGCGAGCCTATCTGCTACGAGGCGGCAACCTGACTCAGATCAGCGAGGATCACACGTACGGAAACCTCGTGGCTGACGCAGCCGACGTGCCCAACTTGCGCGAGAAGATCGCCCGATTTCTTGACGGCCGCGCCGATGGACGCTCCCCCGACCTGATCCAGCGAACGCTTTGCCCAGGCGACCGGTACTTGCTGTGCTCGGACGGTCTGAGCGGACTCGTACCGAACGAAGTGATCGAGAACATCCTGCTCGCGCACCCTACTCCCAAGGACGCAGCCGATGATCTTCTTGCGACGGCCAATGCGCACGGTGGGCTGGACAACATCACCATGATCGTCATCGATGTACTTCGCAGGAAGGAATGA
- a CDS encoding SDR family NAD(P)-dependent oxidoreductase — MMMYPDLQGKVALVTGGSGGIGRETAKVFAEQGMRVAVNGRDPAAIDSAVKHVGDAAIGVAADGTDFAAVEAMREEVERRLGRVDVLAIFAGGGTGMPRPIDQMSEDDWHATVHANLTSTFLVLKSFLPGMRERASGSIITMSSLAARTPTGASAAYTVAKAGVVALTRQLAHELGPVGIRVNGVSPSAIMTERLEGRMPPEFKERLLAEHPLGRLGTPLDVANVTAFLASDASSWITGLTIDVSGGKWMP, encoded by the coding sequence ATGATGATGTATCCGGATCTTCAGGGCAAGGTGGCGCTGGTCACCGGCGGTTCAGGCGGCATCGGCCGGGAGACCGCCAAGGTCTTTGCCGAGCAGGGCATGCGGGTCGCCGTCAACGGGCGTGATCCCGCCGCCATCGACTCCGCGGTCAAACACGTCGGTGACGCGGCCATCGGTGTGGCCGCAGACGGCACCGACTTCGCGGCCGTGGAAGCGATGCGTGAGGAGGTGGAACGGCGGCTCGGCCGCGTCGACGTGCTGGCGATCTTCGCCGGCGGCGGCACCGGCATGCCGCGACCCATCGATCAGATGAGCGAGGATGACTGGCACGCCACCGTGCATGCCAACCTGACCTCGACGTTCCTGGTGCTGAAGAGTTTTCTGCCGGGGATGCGCGAGCGCGCGAGCGGCTCCATCATCACGATGTCGTCGCTGGCCGCCCGCACCCCGACCGGCGCCTCGGCGGCCTACACAGTGGCCAAGGCCGGTGTCGTCGCGCTGACCAGGCAGTTGGCGCACGAGCTGGGGCCCGTGGGGATCCGGGTCAACGGCGTCTCCCCCTCGGCGATCATGACGGAGCGGCTGGAGGGCCGGATGCCGCCGGAGTTCAAGGAGCGCCTGCTGGCCGAGCATCCGCTCGGACGGCTCGGCACGCCGCTCGACGTGGCCAACGTGACGGCCTTCCTCGCCTCTGACGCCTCCTCGTGGATCACGGGGCTTACGATCGACGTGTCGGGCGGCAAATGGATGCCGTGA
- a CDS encoding LacI family DNA-binding transcriptional regulator, which yields MAASPRRATLATVAASAGVSVATVSKVLNGRSDVAPATRTLVESLLREHDYVALSPRRGETAVTDTVEVQFDDDFNAYSTEIIQGVVTAGAELGVGVVVSVRKKIDHPAAWARHLADAGRRALISVTCHELTTRQLTALSRVQLPLVMIDPLNLPDTSATSVGSTNFAGGVAATQHLLSLGHRRIAYFGGPTTAACNQARLHGYRAAMEAEGAPVLPGYTRFGQFRYQVGLEHGAAVLGLPEPPTAIFAGCDEMALGVMEAARARGLRIPEDLSIVGFDDTQIARMASPPLTTVRQPLREMGRVALRTALRLAAGERVDSHHVELATELIVRGSTADVTCSEHA from the coding sequence ATGGCGGCCAGTCCCAGACGCGCCACGCTGGCCACCGTCGCGGCCTCGGCCGGCGTGTCGGTGGCGACAGTGTCCAAGGTTCTCAACGGCCGCAGCGACGTGGCGCCGGCGACCCGGACCCTGGTGGAGTCGCTGCTGCGGGAGCACGACTATGTCGCGCTGTCGCCGCGCCGGGGCGAGACCGCCGTGACGGACACCGTCGAGGTGCAGTTCGACGACGACTTCAACGCCTACTCCACGGAGATCATCCAGGGCGTGGTCACGGCCGGGGCCGAGCTCGGCGTCGGGGTCGTCGTCAGCGTCAGGAAGAAGATCGACCACCCGGCCGCGTGGGCCCGCCACCTGGCCGACGCCGGGCGCCGGGCGCTGATCTCCGTTACGTGCCACGAGCTGACCACGCGGCAGCTGACCGCTCTGTCCCGCGTTCAGCTGCCGCTGGTCATGATCGACCCGCTCAACCTGCCGGATACCAGCGCGACCAGCGTCGGCTCGACCAACTTCGCCGGCGGGGTGGCCGCGACCCAGCACCTGCTCTCCCTCGGGCACCGGCGCATCGCCTACTTCGGCGGCCCCACCACCGCGGCCTGCAACCAGGCGCGGCTGCACGGCTACCGGGCCGCCATGGAGGCCGAAGGGGCGCCCGTGCTGCCCGGCTACACGCGGTTCGGGCAGTTTCGCTACCAGGTCGGACTGGAGCACGGCGCGGCCGTGCTCGGCCTGCCTGAGCCGCCGACGGCGATCTTCGCCGGCTGCGACGAGATGGCGCTCGGTGTCATGGAGGCCGCCAGGGCGCGCGGCCTGCGCATCCCTGAGGACCTCAGCATCGTGGGCTTCGACGACACCCAAATCGCCCGGATGGCCTCGCCGCCGCTGACCACCGTACGTCAGCCGCTGCGGGAGATGGGCCGCGTCGCCCTGCGCACCGCGCTGCGCCTGGCGGCCGGGGAGAGGGTCGACTCCCACCACGTCGAGCTGGCCACCGAGCTGATCGTCCGCGGCTCCACGGCGGACGTGACCTGCTCAGAGCATGCCTGA
- a CDS encoding PP2C family protein-serine/threonine phosphatase has protein sequence MRGEEGAQTGPLRDRDAGPPDGPSEDRAGGPPCGTPGVDEEMLGGLLRANHLASLEDLPALVAEFAGRAGLAHAMLYVADLQQQFLVPLPGQHDEAGNPLERIPIDTTVAGKAFRGVEPVQARTATATAETGEPFDDAPRRLWMPLLDGTDRIGVLGVIVPHAGEAVLARVSRLAALVALLIESKRPFSDVYAQLVRTRPMALSAEVLWNLMPGATFANDRVVVSAALEPAYEVGGDAYDFALNGDVLRLAIFDAMGHDTSAGLTATIAMGCFRKHRREGADVLAAGEAIDEAIADHFIATRFATGILADLDTRTGRLTWANRGHPPPVVLRRGQPVATLDGVFGTPMGLSLGLPTELGRYQLEPGDRLLLYTDGVIEAQDPQGELFGLERFIDFVIRRETDGVPAPETLRRLINTILDHQHGWLQDDATVLLVEWRPGTATRGDGVRDFLKSA, from the coding sequence ATGCGGGGCGAGGAGGGGGCGCAGACCGGCCCGCTACGAGACCGGGACGCGGGACCGCCGGACGGTCCGTCAGAGGACCGTGCCGGGGGGCCGCCGTGCGGCACGCCGGGTGTGGATGAGGAGATGCTCGGCGGGTTGCTGCGTGCCAACCACCTGGCCTCACTGGAGGACCTGCCCGCCCTGGTCGCCGAGTTCGCCGGCCGGGCCGGGCTCGCGCACGCCATGCTCTACGTGGCCGACTTGCAGCAGCAGTTCCTCGTGCCGCTGCCGGGCCAGCACGACGAGGCCGGCAACCCGCTGGAGCGCATCCCCATCGACACCACCGTCGCCGGCAAGGCCTTCCGCGGCGTGGAGCCGGTCCAGGCCCGCACCGCCACCGCCACGGCCGAGACCGGCGAGCCCTTCGACGACGCGCCCCGGCGGTTGTGGATGCCGCTGCTGGACGGCACGGACCGGATCGGCGTGCTCGGCGTGATCGTCCCCCACGCCGGCGAGGCCGTCCTGGCGCGGGTGAGCCGGCTGGCCGCCCTCGTCGCCCTGCTGATCGAGAGCAAGCGCCCCTTCAGCGACGTGTACGCCCAGCTCGTGCGCACCAGGCCGATGGCCCTGTCCGCGGAGGTCTTGTGGAACCTGATGCCCGGCGCGACGTTCGCCAACGACCGGGTCGTGGTCAGCGCCGCGCTGGAGCCGGCGTACGAGGTGGGCGGCGACGCCTACGATTTCGCGCTCAACGGCGACGTGCTACGGCTGGCGATCTTCGACGCGATGGGGCACGACACCTCGGCCGGTCTCACCGCCACCATCGCCATGGGCTGCTTCCGCAAACACCGCCGTGAGGGGGCCGACGTCCTGGCCGCGGGTGAGGCCATCGACGAGGCGATCGCCGACCACTTCATCGCCACCCGGTTCGCCACCGGCATCCTGGCCGACCTGGACACCCGTACCGGGCGGTTGACCTGGGCCAACCGAGGCCATCCCCCGCCGGTGGTGCTGCGCCGCGGCCAGCCGGTCGCCACGCTGGACGGTGTGTTCGGCACGCCGATGGGGCTCAGCCTCGGTCTGCCCACCGAGCTCGGCCGCTACCAGCTGGAGCCGGGAGACCGGCTGCTGCTCTACACCGACGGCGTGATCGAGGCCCAGGACCCGCAGGGCGAGCTGTTCGGGCTGGAACGTTTCATCGACTTCGTCATCAGGCGAGAGACCGACGGCGTGCCGGCTCCCGAGACGCTGCGCCGGTTGATCAACACCATCCTCGACCACCAGCACGGCTGGCTCCAGGACGACGCCACGGTGCTCCTGGTGGAGTGGCGCCCCGGAACGGCGACGCGCGGCGATGGAGTCCGTGACTTCCTGAAGAGTGCCTGA